Genomic DNA from Kwoniella shandongensis chromosome 10, complete sequence:
CCTGATAATCGGCGGCGGCGTGTCGGATGTCGAAACAAACCCATCCGGTCGACATGGTCATTGGGACAAACACGGTGAATGGCATAATGACAACATCGCTATCGTCGACTACCTCTCAGCTTTCCAGAGAAGGGGATAGTTCGCTTGAACTTGGTAATGACCACCACAACCTATACCGTTTGTTATGTACACCCTTCTCTGTATCTGTTGTTTTTGTTTCTGATACGACCTATATATTCACGTATGTTTCGACGATGCAACAAATGTAATCACCATACTCGATCTGTCGTCTCCATGTCCATGCTTGTGGTCATCCTCATTCTTCACTCGCCAAACACATCGTCATGGTTGAGACGTACCTGCAGCGGTCTATCACCGTACAATTGCAGATCATAAATGCATTCAAATGTACCTCGATCATTCGTGACAGTACAGATTCAAGCCTATAAAATATGTATCATGTTCTATCTATCAAGTCTCCCTCACCTATCGCTATTGCTACAACAGAAAGATACCTTCCTATGAATTTACCAAGTCCGTGTATTCTGTTTAGCCCATATGTACAATCCGGGCCGATCCCTCCATGTCCAACTCGCGATGAAGCCATATTACCGTTGCTCCTATAACAAGCTGGCCATAATCGATCCAACAACGGCAATGCCGACTCCCCATGCTCCCACATCGGCACCCACCATTGCCGCACTGCTACTGcttgatcctgatcctgacccagatccagatccagatccagtTGATCCTCCTGATCCAGTAGTCCCACCACCGGTAGTCGAATTACTGGATGATCCGGTAGTGACACTCGAAGCACCTGAAGCTAGTTGGGCGAAGCCAATTGCAGGAGGGTTGTATCGGAATGTCGAGTAGACGTTCTTCAAGAACGAAGCGCCGACGATCCACGAGATCAAAGATCGAGAGCTGAGATCCATCTCGAAGAACGCACCAGTACACATGGATGTGTCTCGAGTGAATGAGCCCAGGTTCATATCGGCGTTAGAGATGGCGTAAGAAAGACCGCCAAACTGAAGGGAGACGTTCACCGCGCTGTTGCAAGGGTATTGGTAGTACCCGTCAAATCCTGATGAGGCGGGGAGCGCCTGTGCACCGCTGATTTGGGAATAGATGGATTGAGCGACAGTGCTTGGTACACCGATAAGAGTAGTACCCGTGTCGATGGCAGCTTGGGGACCAACACCGCTGTTGCTCTGAGAACATCATCAGTCAGCACGGAGCACGCCACGGGGACTTGAATTCCAAAGTTTACTCACCACGGACACTGATCGCCCCTGCACGGTCATGCCTTGGACCGGTATTCTCCAGTAGTCGAGATCCGACTGATCAATCGAGATATAGTTGATGTTACCAGTGTACTTGCTCGTGTCAAGACCGCTAAACAATCAAAATCGCGTCAGTTACCAATCATGACTGACCGATAAATCCAGTTGATACTCACCCAAAGATGATCTCACCACCCTCAGATTCAACCGACGAAGCAGTCGGGTCGCCTCTATACCTCTGAAGGAAAACACCCATCTGGGCATCGGACCATGATCCTGCTGCAGCAAGCGCTTGCCAGAAGGGAGTAGCGTCCGATTGAGCAATGGTGTTCCAACCAAGACCCATCAAGCCGGATAAAGGAGCGCTGATCAATCGGGCAGTTGTTTGGGTGACGACGGCTGCAAAGAATCGAGTTAGTACTAATACCGCTTGAGTACGTGGATGTAAGTCGCTCACCAAAGTTCTGCCCTGTCACTGTGAAGCCGCCCATAGCTACTGTGTCCGAACCGACGTATCCATCCGCGTCACCAGATCCATAGGTGATATTGAAAGGTTGATTGGACGTTGTGAAACTggttgagctggaagggTTGAAGGTTGAAGTAGATtgacaggaagaagatgtgcATTCAGAACCGGCGACCCAACTGAAGTATCAACGGCGATCAGCAGACAGCTCGCATATTCGCAAAGGCAATGAAGTGGAACTTACAGATCGGAGGAACCAGTGTccatgatgacgaggaagttcTGCGGCGGTGTTCTGTAAAAGGCCATAGCGTCAGGGTTGTATTCCTTTTGGAACAGATAAAGGTCGCAGCTCACCCTATTGACACTTGACCAGAATATGAAGCGTCCAAGCCTGAATCTGTCAATCTGTCAAAGATCTATGGTCAGCAGGGAGGACGATACAAGAATTAGTCGCACTGATGACTACTCACTGGATCGTACCCGATGCTCTCTTGTCAAGCTGTCTCTTTCTCAGCTCTGCCTGCTCTTCCATTCGATCTCTCTTCAACAGCTCCTGTCCTCTCTCACCGAGATGGGCTTCGTACTTGTTTCTCAATGTCCGTGCTTGTGATTTGAGCCATGCCTGACGAACGTCGAGATCATCGCTATATTGTCGTTCGACGTGCGCGACAAGTGGTATTCTGAGAGGACTGTTCTCGTCTgatcgagcttgttgttggggagaagaagggagtgcgagtgtcgaggtcgatgcgagaaggagaaggggtaAGGTAGATTGGATGAACATGATGAGGGGATGGgggtggaagaagatagATCAAGTTGATCGATGATAAGAATGTGTTGTAAAGCGAGGTATATATGCTCAAACAAAGCGATGCGATCCTTTCAAGTGAATATGTGGTTTCACTAACTAAAAGGTCCTTGGATGGTCAAATGTCAAGTTAATCGACTGCGACGCTGACGATGGGGTTTTGATCTAGGTGGCAAAGAAAGTGAAGCAAGGTAGAAAGCTATTATATATATATGGCTACAGTAATAATGATAGTATGAGTCGATGACAAAGTATGGTCAAGAATAACTCAAAGCTGTGAAGGGAGCACTAGAAAACAAAGCTCGGGGCCCTCGGATCAGGTGTGTTGCAAGTGTAAGATAaagtgaagtgaagtgatgaagactACAGTGATTTGTGTAATGCTTGGCTTGTCTCGAAGAGGGGATCTGTAACCCAAAAAACACAGACGACGAGTATGCACTGCGCTGCGGGGCAGAAAGACAGAAGGGGGTTTTGTCAAAGTAAGTAAGTAAGCGTacgtcactcaccatacacCGTACACCATACACTTACACTTCCTTGGCGAATCTCAGGGAAAACAATATAACGATATATACGCACAGCACTACGGCGCAGTTTACTTTACAGACTGACTTGCCACCTCCGTCTTTGCCGATGACGAGGGGGTTTTAAGTCTATGCCAAGTGAAAAGTCTATACCAACGTGCGAGATACTACTGTTGGTGATCACGTTGTTATGTCTCCAAGTTGCAATCGAGATACGCCGTAATAATACAGAGTGATCCGATGTATAGAGGTCGCGGGTAGCGAATGGGGTTTTTGGAACAAAGAAGCACGGATTACTATTCTGTTGCTAATTATGGACGACGAAAAACAGGaaaagagagggaaagagactGCGGTTGAATGAATCGAATCCACCTCGGGCAGGGAAGTTACTGTATCTTACACCACTCAACTCTGAACATCGAAGCATACCTCGTCGTCACATTGGAGATTGGTGACAAGTGGCAAGTTGTGTCTCGGCAACCGTCAATATACGTCTCGGATCAAGACATCACATATGTACTCGTATGTACAGTATGATTCCAGAAAACAGTGATTCAGTCTTACGCAATACGCGGGAGGCGTCATGTATACTTGCTTTACCATACGTACACATAGTAGATCTTCTCGACGTCATGCTGCGACGCTTTGTACATGCGACGTCTGCCATCTTCGGACCGTGTCCGTCGTTGTATCATCACATGCGATGCCATCTATCGACTCTAGGATACACCAGATATGCTACAACAAATCGATACAGTGATGTCTATGCGACAGGAAGACGCTATACTACAGTGTTGTCTTCTAGCCTTTTCGCCGTTCTCGTTGCACGTCCTTCACTTGTCCTGCTCCTTACACCATATTTAACCCAATAGTCACGCTGCCACTTCTGACTGGtattctcgatctccttcgcTCAGACACCGACACTTCACCTGCAGATCCAGCTTTCTCGTGTCTTCCGTTGACAGCTGGCGTACTATGACCGCTTTTGATTGGCGTTACTACCCCACTTATACTGGCCGACCAGTTGTCACTGCCCTCCGCGGCTTCCGGTTGTCGTACAGGCTCGATTTCCAGCGCTCGCTGTCCTTCCAGTATGAGCTCTTTTAGCCGGACTGCCATTGTATCCAACCGCAATGtcatatcatcatcttcgtcttcttcgtcatcttcatttTCAAGATTAATGAAGGATGTCATTCCGGCTTCTGACTTCGCAGGCTTACGTGGAGATAACGTCGCTGTGTCGTTTGTGAGACTCGTAGTTGGGGTCCACGTCGCACCGCTGAACAGGTCGTCCTCAATAGCATGGACTGGTGACGATCGTGCAGATGAAGCAGATTGGTGCAGTCTGCCTTGCACCGTTCGAgtcctcttcgccttcttccgtCGTGAGGCTGGACTCGAACGAGCAGGTGATGGAAACGGATTCAATCTCAATGTACTGGCCTTGGACGAAGACGGCGTAACGACTTCCTATGATCCGTGAACATTGTCAGTTACCGATCCATTCCCGATGGACGATATAACAGACATATAAAtaaagactcacctcgtccagctcttcccaatcatctttcaaatctttcttctttccctccgtCTCTTCGTAAGCAGGCGGAGGCAAGAGTTCGACTGAGAGTGAGGGCGCAGGCTCAGGCGCCAGCGGAGATACTTCAATCAGAGCGGTTTCTGTCGTTGCAATAAACGTCTGAGTTTCGACTTGAAGCTCTCGATCAGGATCAAGACCATTTTCTCGTGGCGAGAGTGGTAGGGCTTCCGAGGGGGAATGACTTGACATTACCAGATCTCTGCTCGTGTGCTCGCTATCGCCGTCCGTTTCGGTAAAGACTTCCGAAGGACTCTCTGCTTGATCATTTTGATCGTTTGCTGGTGGCGCCGTTTCCTCCCCTTGAGCTGGATCAGGTTTATTCGAGAGCAATCTGTATGCCGTTCTGTATAGATAACCAATTAGTCCACACGATCTATCAGATCTCGCACTTGAAACTACTCACAATCCTAGAGCAGCGCCATACACACCCGCCGTCACAGCTGAAGACAATACCGTGCCTccccaacccttcttcgcttcttgcTTCTTCCCAGTGGTCGCGAGAGCACTCTCCGCTTCGGCTCGTTCGTGCGATACATATACTGTACAACCGAAGATTACAAGATCAGCACCCACTCTACTAGCGGTGTTATTCTCCAGATCAAGCGTTAAGAACGTCGACTCACGCTCACTCAATCCCCTTTCTGCGCCCTCtgcacctcttcctcccaaccCCATTCCACAATCTaccctcccctctcccttcttcctacTCTCCACAGAGCCTATCAGAGCCCTCTTTGTTGGGGTCGAAGGCTGCCAAGCCCTCTTCATGCTCTTTGTAGGGGACGAGGCTGTGAAAGGTGtgagagaaggtgatgagTGAGACGAGGTTAGCGCGGGTCGACGTGGAGgtggggtggaggaagatgggtcgGAAGCATCTGTCGTTTTCGAGGTTAAAGTCTGGGATCTTAAGGGAAAGGTCgagattgaaggagatgattcGGACTgtcgagatgatgatgatgatgatgatgctgctgATGGTGGTGCTTCGACTAGAAAGTCGTCTCTGTTATATCGAGATTGTGATACAGATTTAGTCGGCGAcatgatgaggaagatcagTCCGCCGACAGTGTTCGACGATTAGGTCAGAGATTCGGTTCGGATGTCAAATGCCGAGAGTAGTATTATGGAATGATATCGCTTCGGTCCCTCTCCGCTCACAAAGACTGGAAAGATGGGATCGTCACGCTTCCACCTAGCAATAAGTTGAGTGCTGCCCTTTTGCTCATTGCCATCAAAGAGATAATGATTGGAGGGTGTATATGTGCATGTATGAATTCTGATGGAAATGATTCAATTACGATCAATTGAGAATCAGGTCAATTCATCGCGAAACGCGTTCTTACGCGACTTGTCTCAAAgatgggtggcaaatattcCTTTACCCTTGTGACTGTGAGCATTCAGAACGAAGGCTGGGTTGCTGAATTTCTGCCATTTCAGTACGAGCTCGCAGATGAGGTAACATGCAATGCTCCACCGAGTAGATGCTATGGTAGGATTTGTTCGCGATTCTCAACGTCCAACTTAGGCATTTTGTGATACAGTGGTGATAGTACaacatcattctcctctctcagCACTTGGACCTATTCCAACGGCTCAATGCCCAACCCTTCCACCGCAGATCTgatctccatctcccaaaACTCTTTCAGATcccaccctcctcctctcaccttgccctccttgtcctccttcacaAAGATCACCCCACTGCGCCTATCCACGTATTCCTCATGTATGTCGTACCATCCTTTCCACGCTGCCTTATCCGGATCAGAATACGGGATAGGTACGAAAGGTCCTTTGTAGTTTGGAGATAATGGAGTATGgacctcatcgtcttcgtcattACCTGTTGTCGAGGCGAGGAGAGCTGGAGGGACGAACTTGAACAGAGCTTCTTGTCGAAGTTGTTTAGCTTCTCTGGCCCGAAATTCGATCTCTCGTGCTCGTTTCGTCTCTCCACTGGCCTATAACGAGTTCATGCAGTCAGCAAGCGAGACTTTCAAACCAGATCTGGCTGAACAAGGTAAAGACTCACCAAGGCCTCTGTCACTTCCGCCCTCAGTCTggcctcctcctccctctccacccgctcagcttcctccaccatcctcatcctctcctctctcgctctccgttccacatcatctctctccGCTTGAGACATCGCTTCTAGCGCCGTTTTCTCTTGATTGGCGACGATCAATGCTTTGTTCTGTTTCGCAAATTGGGCAATTCGCGCTTCAGTCTTTTCGAGATCGATATCGTTGAGCAGGTTGAACGCTGTGCGAAGAGTTAGCTAGGTAGTCCTTTTGTTTATGATGGTGCTTCGTAGCTCACTgagatcttcgacttcttcaagaTAGTCATCGTACTCCTTGTCACTCCCGAAATCTTCTCTACGTTTATTAAAGCTAAGTCAAGACAATCGTCAACAATCCAACCCCCCAGGGATCCTGCAAAGAGTACATTCCCCATTTCCCCGTGAAGCTCGAGTGAAGAACGTCATcgccactcacttctctgCCATTCGCCGTCTCACAGctacctccttctcaactttcAAGTCTTCAAATGTCTGATGAGCAAAATTCACTTTTCGTAAGATCTTGCCGCATTGCGGACACGGTTCCGGTCCGAGCGTGAACAGTCGGTCAATACATGATTCGCACCTGGTAAGAAAATATGAAGAGGTCAGCTACATGTGGTAGTGATGATACAGATAGCACTGTTGAAACACGAGTCGTCTGACTGAAAGTGAAGAGCGCGGAGCTGAACTGTCTTCACGAAGGTGTGCAGAGATGCGACAAACAGGAAGAATAGCACAATGTGGAATATCGAGCCAAGAAAGAACACTTACATCTTGTGATAGCATGGGGACACTAGCAGTCTCAAGTTCTTGTTGAACTGTCTATCGGTATGACAGATTGGACATACATCTTGTTCTGTCTAGAAGTCCGTTCAAGAAGAATGTGTCAGCACAATCTTGCCAGCTAGTTGTAGCACCAATCTCTATGGGTAGTACGGGCACTTTGCTTCACTAGGCTGCGAGACAGACCGCCCGACTCACTCTAAACTCTGTGACTCGTTTACTCGCATCCCTCACACCGGCTACATACAGATACCCATCCTCTGTCCCCTTCGCATTCGTTCCTACTCTCTGACCTTGTTTTCGAGCTGGCGCAGGAAGAGCAGGCTTGCGTATTGAatgagaggacgatgaagaagctaCACCACTTGTAGGAAGGGGTTTCCGGGGTGGTGGTAAGCGCGACATCGAGGATTCTGTACACTTGTAACGCTATATCGAAAAGAGTTTGGGAACGTGATAGAGGTGGAATTGGATTGTGATTAAGTGGAAGTTATGGAGGTGCGATGACAGCTAGAGGCGCGATACGTCGGCGGAGGGCGCCGCATTCGTGGCAGATGCAAGATCGTACAATAGTCCGTTCATTCACTTTTGTGAGATGGGTTACTGATACGAGTGCACGATACTGGTCCAAACTAGTGAGCGAACGGCAAGTGACGGCCAAGAACGTTTCCCTGACGATACGCAGAATTACCGAAGAGATGACAAGAGCACTCTGAACACTGGTCCGGGCATATTCCTTCACTACAAGACCGCCCTCATGTGAAGGTACGGTGACCACAATATGGGCTATATCTGGATAGCGGCTTGTCACCATGCTCGTGCTGTATATAGATCATGCTATCAGAATGGTGAGCCGGCATCCTAACGAAGTCCAACCAAGACCGTTTGGGAAGCCCGCAAAGGGATTGGGCCACCAATGATGGACAATAGTTACCTCGGATTGCAGAGAAGCGCATTGCACGGCATATCCTTGTCTTTCCGCTAACAATAAATGAAATGACAATAGCGAGAGGTCTCG
This window encodes:
- a CDS encoding CDK-activating kinase assembly factor MAT1, whose translation is MSRLPPPRKPLPTSGVASSSSSHSIRKPALPAPARKQGQRVGTNAKGTEDGYLYVAGVRDASKRVTEFRTEQDVCPICHTDRQFNKNLRLLVSPCYHKMCESCIDRLFTLGPEPCPQCGKILRKVNFAHQTFEDLKVEKEVAVRRRMAENFNKRREDFGSDKEYDDYLEEVEDLTFNLLNDIDLEKTEARIAQFAKQNKALIVANQEKTALEAMSQAERDDVERRAREERMRMVEEAERVEREEEARLRAEVTEALASGETKRAREIEFRAREAKQLRQEALFKFVPPALLASTTGNDEDDEVHTPLSPNYKGPFVPIPYSDPDKAAWKGWYDIHEEYVDRRSGVIFVKEDKEGKVRGGGWDLKEFWEMEIRSAVEGLGIEPLE